The Blastocatellia bacterium sequence AGTCGCTGCTTTGCAATAGCTACTACATGAATCACCCAGGTGACCATCAAAGCGTCTCACAGACATGCTCATGAACCCGAAGCTGACACGCTGGCACAAAGAAGTCATCACAACAGAGGCGGAGAACGCCATCAAAGCCCTCCGCCGGAAGAATCTGTTGAGTCGTTTTTATCTGGCCGGCGGAACCGCGTTAGCGCTTCACTTTGGCCACCGAAAATCCGCTGATCTGGATTTTTTCAGTCAGCAACCATTCAACGAAGAGGAGCTGTTGCGGAACGTCCAGCGTCTAAGAAAATTTCTATTAGTCGCTAAGGATAGGGAGACGCTCCACACGCATATCAAAGGGATGAAGGTGAGCTTCCTGGGCTATGGATACCCACTGCTCTTCCCTCTGGAGAGTTTTCTAGGCATACAGATTGCCGATCCTCGTGATATTGCCTGCATGAAGATCAGCGCGATTGCAGGCCGAGGAACGAGACGCGATTTTGTGGACCTCTTCGTTGCTTCACAACAGTATGGATTAGCCCATTTGATGGAGGCATTCAAAGCGAAATTTGCCAGCGCTCACTATAACCTCATTCACGTGCTGAAATCACTGACGTTCTTCGAAGATGCTGAGAAAGAGCCGATGCCTCACATGTTGATTGATCTTTCTTGGCCGGAGGTGAAGCAGTTGTTCACCAGGGAAGTTCCGCGATTGCTTTCACACCTAAAATAACACCAATAGTCCGACGGAAGGCCGTGTTTGCTGAAGCGACAGGAAGAGCAAGACCAGAAATCCCAAGCAGCCGTTTCCGATGTTGTGTGCGCATTTGCCATTGCCTACTCATGCTGGGCGCTTTTGTGCTGAGCCGCGCAAGCGGCTTGTGACAACGTTGCCAGACGCCGCACGTCTGGAGAGATGAAGTTTGAGATGTAGCCGCGCAAGCGGCCTCAGAGAAGGTCGCCAGACGCGCAACGTCTGGAACGGAACCGAGGT is a genomic window containing:
- a CDS encoding nucleotidyl transferase AbiEii/AbiGii toxin family protein; this encodes MNPKLTRWHKEVITTEAENAIKALRRKNLLSRFYLAGGTALALHFGHRKSADLDFFSQQPFNEEELLRNVQRLRKFLLVAKDRETLHTHIKGMKVSFLGYGYPLLFPLESFLGIQIADPRDIACMKISAIAGRGTRRDFVDLFVASQQYGLAHLMEAFKAKFASAHYNLIHVLKSLTFFEDAEKEPMPHMLIDLSWPEVKQLFTREVPRLLSHLK